The following coding sequences are from one Ruminococcus flavefaciens AE3010 window:
- a CDS encoding ABC transporter substrate-binding protein: MKKRSLFAAIMSAAMFATTLAGCGSSSSDNSNGSANSGSSSSKGGDSGKAQEITWMFWDDLNATEDLISLGYKETIERFNKDYEGKYHVTPVTTNLEEYYNKLNALVAAGETPDVFIVSPGPQLTDYVEPGVAAPLDEYLNKDGWKDTFTSDAVFSQQTYDGKIYAVPLNTAAACCFYNTEMFEKAGASVPKTWDEMIDACEKLKGAGYTPVTISAGTAWCLSMVAGYLCEAEGVELPKLADGSASWEDGKLESACDKLLKFSDYFQRTAAGDTNDVATANFYNEEAAILIQGSWAIGQINGANPDFESKCGVFQFPGVERVIAKSDSLCMSSTTKNPEAAAALIKYFTDDTAQKYTAEKGGKIPVTKVQYDASVAPKQLSYVMDVFGGAKGTFGFYNESMPTTETGAHFDDTMVAVFLKDMTPKEAAKDMEEYYKANCRK, encoded by the coding sequence ATGAAAAAAAGAAGTTTATTTGCAGCAATTATGTCAGCAGCAATGTTTGCAACAACACTTGCAGGCTGCGGCAGCAGCAGTTCCGATAATTCAAATGGTTCTGCAAACAGCGGTAGTTCAAGCAGCAAGGGCGGCGATTCAGGCAAGGCTCAGGAGATCACATGGATGTTCTGGGACGACCTCAATGCTACAGAGGACCTTATTTCCCTTGGCTACAAGGAGACTATCGAAAGATTCAACAAGGATTATGAGGGCAAGTATCATGTAACACCTGTTACCACAAACCTTGAGGAATACTACAACAAGCTCAATGCTCTTGTTGCAGCAGGCGAAACACCTGACGTATTCATCGTAAGCCCGGGCCCTCAGCTTACAGACTATGTTGAGCCCGGCGTTGCAGCTCCCCTTGACGAATACCTGAACAAGGACGGCTGGAAGGATACATTCACAAGTGACGCTGTATTCTCACAGCAGACATATGACGGCAAGATCTATGCTGTTCCGCTTAACACAGCAGCTGCATGCTGCTTCTACAATACAGAGATGTTTGAGAAGGCAGGCGCCTCTGTTCCCAAGACATGGGACGAAATGATCGATGCATGCGAAAAGCTGAAGGGTGCAGGCTATACTCCTGTAACTATTTCCGCAGGTACTGCATGGTGCCTTTCAATGGTAGCTGGTTATCTCTGCGAGGCAGAGGGCGTTGAGCTTCCTAAGCTGGCTGACGGTTCTGCTTCATGGGAAGACGGCAAGCTCGAGAGCGCTTGTGATAAGCTCCTCAAGTTCTCTGACTACTTCCAGAGAACAGCAGCAGGTGATACAAACGACGTTGCTACAGCTAACTTCTACAATGAAGAGGCTGCTATCCTTATCCAGGGTTCATGGGCTATCGGACAGATCAACGGTGCTAACCCTGACTTTGAGTCCAAGTGCGGCGTATTCCAGTTCCCGGGCGTTGAGAGAGTTATCGCTAAGTCTGACTCACTCTGCATGAGCTCAACAACCAAGAATCCTGAGGCTGCTGCAGCTCTCATCAAGTACTTCACAGACGACACAGCTCAGAAGTACACAGCTGAAAAAGGCGGTAAGATCCCTGTAACAAAGGTACAGTATGACGCATCAGTAGCTCCTAAGCAACTCTCATACGTTATGGACGTATTCGGCGGCGCAAAGGGTACATTCGGCTTCTACAACGAGTCAATGCCTACAACTGAGACAGGTGCTCACTTCGATGATACAATGGTTGCTGTATTCCTTAAGGATATGACTCCTAAGGAAGCTGCAAAGGACATGGAGGAATACTACAAGGCTAACTGCAGAAAGTAA
- a CDS encoding carbohydrate ABC transporter permease, which yields MEKMLRNKTAIFLFMIPAFLLFTLVLFIPIVQSVYYSFCDYKGMTAPVFVGLKNYKALLSDKTFGIALKNSMFFLIFSCVSQLIVGLIYAALLTNIKRGRNAFKNIIYLPCVLSSAALGLMWMFIFSPKLGINQLLEKWGVEEPPLWLMDTKGHIILPMWIIAFVALWQYVGQSMMLYMAQISGISKSLMEASYIDGCTKVKTFRYITLPLIKPMIATAMSLNAIGSLKFFDLIYNMTEGGPNHKTEVLATHLYQQGFKYFKYGYASAIGVVLLILCLLVTLFINKVVKTEQYEM from the coding sequence ATGGAAAAAATGCTCAGGAACAAGACGGCGATCTTTTTATTCATGATCCCTGCTTTTCTCTTGTTCACACTGGTGCTTTTTATACCGATCGTTCAGTCGGTGTATTATTCATTCTGTGACTATAAAGGCATGACTGCCCCTGTTTTTGTCGGACTAAAAAACTACAAGGCACTGCTTTCCGACAAAACCTTCGGCATTGCTCTAAAGAACTCAATGTTCTTCCTCATATTCTCCTGTGTGTCACAGCTTATCGTAGGTCTTATCTACGCAGCTCTCCTGACAAACATAAAAAGAGGAAGAAATGCATTCAAGAACATAATCTATCTTCCCTGCGTACTATCTTCTGCAGCTCTCGGTCTGATGTGGATGTTCATATTCAGCCCTAAGCTCGGTATCAATCAGCTCCTTGAAAAATGGGGCGTTGAGGAGCCTCCTCTCTGGCTCATGGATACCAAGGGACATATTATCCTTCCTATGTGGATAATCGCTTTTGTTGCTCTCTGGCAGTACGTTGGTCAGTCAATGATGCTTTACATGGCTCAGATCTCGGGTATCAGCAAGTCCCTTATGGAGGCAAGCTATATCGATGGCTGTACAAAGGTCAAGACTTTCAGATACATAACACTTCCGCTTATCAAGCCCATGATCGCTACAGCTATGTCACTCAATGCTATCGGCTCACTGAAATTCTTCGATCTTATCTACAATATGACAGAGGGCGGACCTAACCACAAGACAGAGGTCCTTGCAACTCACCTCTATCAGCAGGGCTTCAAGTACTTCAAATACGGCTATGCAAGTGCTATAGGCGTTGTGCTGCTTATACTTTGTCTGCTGGTAACACTGTTTATCAATAAGGTCGTAAAGACCGAACAGTACGAGATGTAA
- a CDS encoding LysR family transcriptional regulator, translating into MTLQQLKYIITIAETGSITTAAQRLFIAQPSLSKSVAELEKEMGITIFNRSNRGVYLSEDGTKFLSYARQIVEQAELLENEYKSTAPPRRAFAVSAQHYAFVVNAFVELVREYGRDKYEFSLRELKTAEIIEDVRTHRSDIGVLFLSSFNREVIRHILQNEEIRFEPLFTAKPHVFVSRNNPLVGRSSVTLDDLKAFPRLTYDQGVKNSFYFAEELHITAESPKNIVVSDRATLFNLLIGLDGYTISSGILSSDLNGSNIVSIPLESDERMEIGYIITTDRPMNELTERYLEHLKEYIANYSS; encoded by the coding sequence ATGACCTTACAACAGCTGAAATACATAATTACAATAGCGGAAACGGGCTCTATCACTACGGCGGCGCAGCGGCTTTTCATAGCTCAGCCCAGCCTTTCAAAGTCCGTAGCCGAGCTTGAAAAGGAAATGGGCATAACCATTTTCAACAGAAGCAACAGGGGAGTATATCTCTCCGAGGACGGTACCAAGTTCCTGTCCTATGCACGTCAGATAGTGGAGCAGGCTGAACTCCTTGAAAACGAGTACAAGTCCACAGCTCCGCCGCGGAGAGCCTTTGCGGTATCCGCTCAGCACTACGCATTCGTGGTAAATGCCTTTGTTGAGCTTGTCCGCGAGTACGGTCGTGACAAGTACGAATTTTCTCTCCGCGAGCTGAAAACCGCGGAGATAATAGAGGACGTCCGCACTCACAGAAGCGATATAGGAGTGCTTTTTCTCAGCAGCTTCAACCGTGAGGTAATAAGGCATATCCTGCAAAACGAGGAGATACGGTTTGAGCCGCTGTTTACGGCTAAGCCACATGTATTTGTAAGCAGGAACAACCCTCTTGTGGGAAGAAGCTCCGTTACTCTTGACGATCTGAAAGCCTTTCCGAGGCTGACCTACGATCAGGGCGTGAAGAACTCCTTTTACTTTGCCGAGGAGCTCCACATCACGGCGGAAAGTCCTAAGAATATAGTAGTTTCCGACAGAGCTACCCTGTTCAATCTGCTCATAGGACTTGACGGATATACAATTTCGTCGGGAATCCTCAGCTCCGACCTGAACGGAAGCAATATTGTTTCAATACCTCTTGAAAGCGACGAGAGAATGGAGATAGGCTACATCATCACCACCGATCGCCCCATGAACGAGCTTACGGAGCGCTATCTGGAGCACCTCAAAGAATACATTGCCAATTACTCGTCTTGA
- a CDS encoding carbohydrate ABC transporter permease, which produces MSSIKTAAELKESSGKKPSAVQILIYVFLVLICITYIFPLLWVFNVSFKTNKEIFTAPFALPQNITFDNFSFAWTAGRLGVATLNSFIVCVVALVLSMIIGSMAAFGIARMRWKGAKLAMTYFLTGMMIPVHCVLIPLFTRFAKIGLSNTLTGLIIPYLTFSLPITIFIMTGFFKGLPNELIECACMEGANIFQIFFKICLPLGRTGLFVTGLMTFIGNWNELLLAMVFISDEAKKTLPVSLSKFVGPYNTNYSQMFAAIIIAIIPTIIVYCAFSNKIVDGLTAGAVKG; this is translated from the coding sequence ATGAGTTCTATAAAAACAGCAGCTGAACTGAAAGAATCCTCAGGAAAAAAGCCTTCGGCTGTACAGATACTTATATATGTATTTCTTGTGCTTATATGCATAACATACATCTTCCCTCTGCTCTGGGTATTCAATGTATCCTTCAAGACCAATAAGGAGATATTTACTGCTCCTTTTGCTCTCCCTCAGAACATAACATTTGATAACTTTTCATTTGCTTGGACAGCAGGACGTCTTGGTGTAGCAACACTTAACTCATTCATCGTGTGCGTTGTTGCTCTGGTACTGAGCATGATAATCGGTTCCATGGCTGCATTCGGCATTGCACGTATGCGCTGGAAGGGCGCAAAGCTTGCCATGACTTATTTCCTTACAGGTATGATGATACCTGTACACTGCGTACTTATCCCTCTCTTCACAAGATTTGCAAAGATAGGTCTTTCAAACACACTGACGGGACTTATAATCCCATATCTTACATTCTCGCTTCCCATAACCATATTCATTATGACAGGCTTCTTTAAGGGACTTCCCAATGAGCTTATCGAATGTGCATGTATGGAAGGTGCGAATATCTTCCAGATATTCTTCAAGATATGTCTGCCGCTGGGCAGAACGGGACTGTTCGTAACAGGACTTATGACCTTTATCGGCAACTGGAACGAGCTTCTTCTTGCAATGGTATTCATCTCTGATGAGGCAAAAAAGACCCTGCCTGTATCGCTGTCAAAGTTCGTAGGACCATATAATACCAACTATTCGCAGATGTTTGCAGCTATTATAATCGCTATCATACCTACCATAATAGTTTACTGCGCATTCTCCAACAAGATAGTTGACGGTCTTACCGCAGGCGCTGTAAAGGGTTGA
- a CDS encoding dockerin type I repeat-containing protein, which yields MNVKKSIAAVMTVPMMLLSAVSLPERNTTAAGTSFLAQKIENDAATQNKTSFYDESEEYAVNSGSVRIDAPEKRIYKIGEELDLTGGKISAYGAVTIYSDRQPTGMTGTNWDDFTRALELTDLDTSEFDNTKAGIYKIRAAHKGTPGGFYSYVKDNVRYDSFYVMVVDGEPTSEDTKKLEEAEAVQYKAEGTVKIKQPDKTIYKVGEELDLTGCTISGNGNIFKGSYNDNSVDYMGEWSIDSKPVTRADLACPYVNMNKAGTYSISLDRLRNIDGYDIDKDNIKYDEIEIEIVDDNPTTVTTAVTTVNTGTKKTIVYTGAMVYDVVSVNTYPTQTVFLEGEEYNSKGLNVKSKRYIPYEKLGLNRDEYEPQPVSDTDVEIAASSVTIIDKDGEEYNATRMCQLPAGEYTVQIDKEDAKYTHYNVSLRNAEVSYDIEIKSSDLLTEKTVPSGTKPIFGYTHNYDQAFKGVAQYPTKVEYKQGEALDLTGLIIKAQRIIPYDVIFVSPSQYEEEPIYLKTMLPQASIMKITAADGKIYSGTDMPSLKAGKYTVSCKEEGVKWGGYSEYVTDVDLSYEIEIKANADSDKEPDTALKGDANCDGQIDMADIVLIMQALANPNKFGIAGADPNHITEEGFSCADSDGDGLTVNDALRIQQYLLGLITALA from the coding sequence ATGAATGTAAAAAAATCAATAGCTGCGGTCATGACAGTTCCTATGATGCTTTTATCGGCAGTCAGCCTGCCCGAAAGGAATACAACAGCTGCGGGAACATCTTTTTTAGCACAAAAGATCGAAAATGATGCAGCAACGCAAAATAAGACATCTTTTTACGACGAGAGCGAAGAATATGCTGTCAACAGCGGCTCGGTCAGGATAGATGCTCCCGAGAAGAGGATCTATAAGATAGGTGAGGAGCTTGATCTTACAGGCGGAAAAATAAGTGCATACGGTGCTGTCACCATTTACTCAGACAGGCAGCCTACAGGAATGACAGGAACAAACTGGGATGATTTCACAAGAGCGTTGGAGCTTACCGACCTTGATACTTCGGAGTTCGATAATACCAAAGCGGGTATATACAAGATAAGGGCTGCTCACAAAGGCACTCCGGGCGGCTTCTACAGTTACGTAAAAGATAACGTAAGATATGACAGCTTTTATGTTATGGTGGTTGACGGCGAGCCAACAAGCGAGGATACAAAAAAGCTTGAAGAAGCCGAGGCAGTGCAGTACAAAGCTGAGGGCACTGTAAAGATCAAGCAGCCTGACAAGACTATCTATAAAGTAGGTGAAGAGCTTGACCTGACAGGCTGTACCATCAGCGGTAACGGTAATATCTTCAAGGGAAGCTATAATGATAACAGCGTAGATTATATGGGTGAGTGGAGCATTGACTCAAAACCTGTTACCCGAGCTGATCTGGCGTGTCCTTATGTCAACATGAATAAAGCAGGTACATATTCTATCTCTCTTGATCGGCTGAGAAACATTGACGGATATGACATAGACAAGGATAATATAAAATATGATGAGATAGAGATCGAGATCGTAGACGATAACCCGACAACTGTCACAACTGCTGTTACCACTGTAAATACAGGTACAAAGAAGACCATCGTATATACAGGAGCTATGGTATATGATGTTGTTAGCGTAAACACCTATCCTACACAGACAGTTTTCCTTGAGGGCGAGGAGTACAATTCAAAAGGACTCAATGTAAAAAGCAAAAGGTACATACCTTATGAAAAGCTCGGACTTAACAGAGACGAGTATGAGCCTCAGCCTGTTTCTGATACAGATGTAGAGATAGCGGCGTCTTCAGTAACTATCATTGATAAGGACGGGGAAGAGTATAACGCAACAAGAATGTGTCAGCTGCCCGCAGGTGAGTATACAGTTCAGATCGATAAAGAGGACGCAAAGTATACGCACTATAATGTCTCACTTCGCAATGCAGAGGTATCATACGATATTGAGATAAAGAGCAGTGATCTCCTGACTGAAAAGACTGTTCCCTCGGGGACAAAGCCCATATTCGGGTATACTCATAATTACGATCAGGCATTTAAGGGAGTAGCGCAGTATCCGACAAAGGTCGAGTACAAGCAGGGCGAAGCCCTTGATCTTACAGGGCTTATAATAAAAGCACAGAGGATAATACCTTACGATGTTATATTCGTGAGTCCCTCTCAATATGAGGAAGAGCCCATTTATCTTAAAACAATGCTTCCGCAGGCAAGCATAATGAAAATTACAGCTGCTGACGGAAAGATATACAGCGGTACGGATATGCCCTCCCTTAAAGCGGGGAAATACACTGTTAGCTGTAAGGAAGAAGGCGTTAAATGGGGCGGCTACAGTGAATATGTGACCGATGTTGACCTTTCATATGAGATCGAGATAAAAGCAAATGCAGATAGCGATAAAGAGCCTGATACAGCATTAAAAGGCGATGCGAACTGCGACGGACAGATCGATATGGCGGATATAGTCCTTATCATGCAGGCGCTTGCAAATCCAAACAAATTCGGCATAGCGGGAGCTGATCCCAATCATATTACCGAAGAAGGATTCAGCTGCGCAGATTCTGACGGAGACGGTCTCACAGTGAACGATGCCCTCCGCATACAGCAGTATCTTTTAGGACTTATTACTGCATTGGCGTAA
- the metE gene encoding 5-methyltetrahydropteroyltriglutamate--homocysteine S-methyltransferase produces MNTSIIGYPRIGNLRELKFASEKYFRGEITAAELEKTAKEIRSYNLDLQKKSGLDFIPSNDFSFYDGVLDTAFLLNAVPERYTSLGLSKLDTYFAAARGYQGEKGDVKALAMKKWYNTNYHYMVPEIDDSTEIKLAGTKPFELFSEALSGGVKTRPVIIGAYTFLKLARYKGSKKAADFAEQAAAAYSELLKKLGALGTEWVQFDEPSLVMDMTAEDVKLFVSLYEKILSNKGAVKVLVQTFFGDVRDCYKELCGLDLDGIGLDFVEGKKSLELVKSNSFPQGKTLFAGVVNGKNIWRNNYASTLFTLAELEKYVQDIVIGTSCSLLHVPCTLANETKLGECYKKHFAYAEEKLTELAELKNITASQSPAETEEYRRNAALHSELRTGGNEAVRNKVAALTEKDFVRLPEFAEREKIQKARFKLPLFPTTTIGSFPQTAEIKSARNAHRKGEMSDSDYEFFIEKKTAECIALQEEIGLDVLVHGEFERNDMVEYFGECLDGYLFTEKAWVQSYGTRCVKPPVVWGDISRAKPMTVRWSVYAQSLTKKPMKGMLTGPVTILNWSFPREDISLRESALQIALAIREEVLDLEANGISIIQVDEAALREKLPLRRADWREDYLDWAIPAFRYVHSGVKPETQIHTHMCYSEFADIIKDIDDMDADVITFEASRSDLTILDVLKENNFRTEVGPGVYDIHSPRVPSKEEIKAAIGKMRERIPAEKLWVNPDCGLKTRGNEETVPSLKNLVEAAKEVRNENS; encoded by the coding sequence ATGAATACATCAATAATCGGATACCCAAGAATAGGAAATTTACGTGAACTCAAATTCGCCAGCGAGAAGTACTTCCGCGGTGAGATCACAGCAGCAGAGCTTGAAAAAACTGCTAAAGAGATACGTTCATATAATCTTGACTTACAGAAAAAAAGCGGACTTGACTTTATCCCGTCCAATGACTTCTCGTTCTATGACGGAGTCCTCGATACAGCCTTTCTGCTGAATGCTGTTCCCGAGAGATACACCTCCCTCGGACTTTCAAAGCTTGATACATACTTTGCTGCTGCAAGAGGCTATCAGGGCGAAAAGGGCGATGTAAAGGCTCTTGCTATGAAGAAATGGTACAACACCAATTACCACTACATGGTGCCCGAGATAGACGACAGCACAGAGATAAAGCTTGCAGGCACAAAGCCATTCGAGCTTTTCAGCGAAGCTCTTTCAGGCGGAGTAAAAACAAGACCCGTTATCATCGGAGCTTACACATTCTTGAAGCTGGCAAGATACAAGGGCAGCAAAAAGGCTGCTGACTTTGCAGAGCAGGCTGCCGCAGCTTATTCGGAGCTGCTGAAAAAGCTCGGTGCTCTCGGCACAGAGTGGGTGCAGTTTGACGAGCCCTCACTGGTAATGGATATGACAGCCGAGGACGTTAAGCTTTTTGTATCGCTTTATGAGAAGATACTTTCCAATAAGGGCGCTGTAAAGGTTCTTGTGCAGACCTTTTTCGGCGATGTACGCGACTGCTACAAGGAGCTCTGCGGACTTGACCTTGACGGTATCGGCCTTGACTTCGTTGAGGGAAAGAAGTCCCTTGAGCTTGTCAAGTCAAACAGCTTCCCACAGGGTAAGACACTGTTTGCAGGCGTTGTAAACGGCAAGAATATCTGGCGCAACAATTACGCTTCAACGCTTTTCACTCTTGCCGAGCTTGAAAAGTACGTACAGGATATAGTAATAGGTACCTCCTGCTCGCTGCTCCATGTTCCGTGTACTCTTGCAAACGAGACAAAGCTTGGCGAGTGCTACAAGAAGCACTTCGCATATGCAGAGGAAAAGCTTACAGAGCTTGCTGAGCTTAAAAATATAACCGCTTCACAGAGTCCTGCGGAGACTGAGGAATACCGCAGAAATGCAGCTCTCCACAGCGAGCTCAGAACAGGCGGCAATGAAGCTGTAAGAAATAAAGTTGCAGCTCTTACGGAAAAGGACTTTGTAAGACTTCCCGAATTTGCAGAGCGTGAGAAGATACAGAAGGCAAGATTCAAGCTGCCACTGTTCCCAACAACTACAATAGGCTCATTCCCGCAGACTGCCGAGATAAAGTCGGCGCGTAATGCTCACCGCAAGGGCGAGATGTCTGACAGCGACTATGAATTCTTCATCGAGAAAAAGACTGCCGAGTGTATCGCTCTGCAGGAGGAAATAGGTCTTGACGTTCTTGTTCACGGCGAATTCGAGCGCAACGATATGGTGGAATACTTCGGCGAGTGTCTTGACGGCTATCTATTCACAGAAAAGGCTTGGGTTCAGTCCTACGGTACACGCTGCGTAAAGCCCCCTGTTGTATGGGGAGATATCTCCCGTGCAAAGCCTATGACCGTGCGCTGGTCGGTTTACGCTCAGAGCCTTACCAAGAAGCCCATGAAGGGCATGCTCACAGGTCCTGTTACTATTCTCAACTGGTCATTCCCGAGAGAGGATATCTCCCTCAGAGAGAGCGCTTTGCAGATAGCCCTTGCTATCCGTGAGGAGGTCCTTGACCTTGAAGCAAACGGCATAAGCATAATACAGGTTGACGAAGCGGCACTCCGCGAGAAGCTGCCCCTCCGCAGAGCTGACTGGAGAGAGGATTACCTCGACTGGGCGATACCTGCATTCAGATATGTACACAGCGGTGTGAAGCCCGAAACACAGATACACACACATATGTGCTACAGCGAATTTGCAGACATAATCAAGGATATCGACGATATGGACGCAGATGTGATCACATTTGAGGCTTCACGTTCTGACCTTACCATACTCGACGTGCTCAAAGAAAACAACTTCCGCACAGAAGTAGGTCCGGGAGTATATGATATCCATTCACCGAGAGTTCCTTCAAAGGAAGAGATAAAGGCTGCTATCGGCAAGATGAGGGAGCGTATCCCTGCTGAGAAGCTGTGGGTAAATCCCGACTGCGGACTCAAGACAAGAGGAAACGAGGAGACTGTTCCCAGCCTTAAAAATCTTGTTGAAGCTGCAAAAGAGGTGCGAAATGAAAACAGCTGA
- the metF gene encoding methylenetetrahydrofolate reductase [NAD(P)H]: MKTAELFEHKTVFSLEVFPPKPDTDESVIYDTLDELSDISPDFISVTYGAGGGHSGCKTIQIASDIKERYGVESVAHLPCIDLTKEQAAEILDSLQAHGIENVLALRGDRREDTAAEGDFRHASDLITFIKERYDFNVLAACYPEIHPESTSAVDDLKWLRHKVDCGADHLITQLFLDNKYFLDFHEKARIAGIDIPIEAGIMPVTNKRQIERMVKLCGVQLPKKFVRVLERYEHNDTALRDAGIAYAIDQITELIAEGVDGIHLYTMNYPYVAKKIFAAVESLISVNSCTAAL, translated from the coding sequence ATGAAAACAGCTGAATTATTTGAGCATAAGACAGTATTTTCACTTGAAGTTTTTCCGCCCAAGCCCGATACGGACGAGAGCGTAATATATGATACACTTGACGAACTTTCCGATATATCTCCTGATTTCATCAGTGTTACCTATGGAGCAGGGGGCGGTCACAGCGGCTGCAAGACCATACAGATAGCCTCCGACATCAAGGAGCGATACGGCGTTGAGAGCGTTGCTCATCTGCCCTGCATCGACCTTACAAAGGAGCAGGCTGCGGAGATACTTGACAGCCTGCAGGCTCACGGCATTGAGAATGTTCTCGCACTTCGCGGAGACAGGAGAGAGGATACGGCTGCTGAGGGAGATTTCAGGCACGCCAGCGATCTTATTACATTTATTAAAGAGAGATATGACTTCAATGTCCTTGCTGCATGCTATCCCGAGATACACCCCGAGAGCACAAGTGCTGTTGACGATCTGAAATGGCTCAGACACAAGGTGGACTGCGGCGCAGACCATCTGATCACTCAGCTCTTCCTTGACAATAAATATTTCCTGGACTTCCACGAAAAGGCTCGCATCGCAGGCATAGATATACCCATAGAGGCAGGTATAATGCCTGTGACCAACAAGCGCCAGATAGAGCGCATGGTGAAGCTCTGCGGAGTTCAGCTGCCAAAGAAGTTCGTACGTGTGCTTGAAAGATACGAGCATAATGATACAGCCCTCCGTGACGCAGGGATAGCCTACGCCATAGACCAGATTACCGAGCTTATCGCTGAGGGCGTTGACGGTATCCACCTCTATACAATGAATTATCCCTACGTCGCAAAGAAGATATTTGCGGCTGTAGAGAGCCTTATATCTGTAAATTCCTGTACGGCTGCTTTATAA
- a CDS encoding alpha-N-arabinofuranosidase yields the protein MKAKITINTLDTIGEIDPRIYGSFIEHLGRAVYGGIYEPSHESADDMGFRKDVLELIKTLNVPVVRYPGGNFVSNYKWEDGTGDRSKRPRRLELAWNSVETNEIGIDEFQEWAKRSDTEIMMAVNLGTRGAVEASNLVEYCNLDTDTYYAEMRRKNGFEKPFGIKLWCLGNEMDGDWQIGHKTAQEYARLACETAKLMKMTDPTIELVACGSSGPLMPTFGEWERTVLRECYEHVDYVSMHSYYGNPENDTSDYLASSMDMEQFIIDTAKICDEIKAEKKSEKDIMLSFDEWNIWFHSNEQDKKIEHWHVAPPLLEDIYNVEDALVVGCLLITLLRHCDRVKIACLAQLVNVIAPIMTETGGRTWVQTIYYPFLHCSVNGRGKALNTVCECGTYNSVKHSNVPYIESITVENGSDITLFAVNRALDESCELELSGFEGYELVSHTVLTSDDMKRCNSADEPDAVTPVQQEIGGGIYLAPRSWNMLKFTVK from the coding sequence ATGAAAGCAAAAATAACGATAAATACCTTGGATACCATCGGTGAAATCGATCCGAGGATATACGGCTCCTTTATAGAGCACCTCGGACGTGCAGTATACGGCGGTATCTATGAGCCGTCACATGAAAGCGCTGACGATATGGGCTTCCGTAAGGACGTACTGGAGCTTATAAAGACGCTGAACGTTCCTGTTGTACGCTATCCCGGCGGAAATTTCGTGTCCAACTACAAATGGGAGGACGGAACAGGCGATAGGTCAAAGCGTCCACGAAGGCTTGAGCTCGCATGGAACAGCGTTGAGACCAATGAAATAGGTATTGACGAGTTTCAGGAATGGGCAAAGCGTTCGGACACTGAAATAATGATGGCAGTGAACCTCGGTACGCGAGGTGCTGTTGAGGCGAGCAATCTCGTTGAATACTGCAACCTTGACACTGATACATATTATGCCGAGATGCGCCGAAAAAACGGCTTTGAAAAACCCTTCGGCATAAAGCTGTGGTGTCTTGGGAACGAGATGGACGGCGACTGGCAGATAGGTCACAAGACCGCACAGGAATATGCCCGTCTTGCCTGCGAGACAGCAAAGCTGATGAAAATGACCGACCCAACCATAGAGCTTGTGGCATGCGGCAGCTCAGGTCCCCTTATGCCGACCTTCGGCGAATGGGAGCGTACTGTACTTCGTGAATGCTATGAACATGTGGACTACGTTTCCATGCACAGCTACTATGGCAATCCTGAAAACGACACCTCGGATTACCTTGCATCATCAATGGACATGGAGCAGTTTATCATTGATACTGCGAAGATATGCGATGAGATAAAGGCTGAGAAAAAGTCCGAAAAGGATATTATGCTGTCCTTTGATGAGTGGAACATCTGGTTCCACAGCAATGAGCAGGATAAAAAAATTGAGCACTGGCATGTTGCTCCGCCGCTTTTGGAGGACATCTATAATGTTGAGGACGCCCTTGTGGTAGGCTGCCTGCTGATCACGCTCCTGCGTCACTGCGACAGAGTAAAGATAGCATGTCTGGCACAGCTTGTCAATGTTATTGCTCCCATAATGACCGAAACAGGAGGCAGAACATGGGTACAGACCATTTATTATCCGTTTCTTCACTGTTCGGTCAACGGCAGGGGAAAGGCTTTGAATACAGTCTGCGAATGCGGTACATATAACAGCGTCAAGCACAGCAATGTGCCGTATATCGAGAGTATCACAGTAGAAAACGGCAGCGATATCACTCTCTTTGCTGTAAACCGCGCTCTTGACGAGAGCTGTGAGCTTGAACTCAGCGGCTTTGAAGGATACGAACTTGTATCCCATACAGTTCTGACAAGCGATGATATGAAACGCTGCAACAGTGCAGATGAGCCCGATGCTGTCACACCTGTACAGCAGGAGATCGGCGGCGGGATATATCTTGCCCCGCGCTCATGGAATATGCTGAAATTCACTGTTAAGTAA